The following are from one region of the Rhodospirillaceae bacterium genome:
- the glpD gene encoding glycerol-3-phosphate dehydrogenase has translation MISNPQPFDLLVIGGGINGAGIACDAAGRGLSVCLCEQNDLASATSSASSKLIHGGLRYLEHYEFRLVREALGEREVMLSKAPHIIKPMRFVLPHHNQVRPAWLVRLGLFLYDHLAAHPRLPNCSSIDLSHNPAGAPLRDNIRKGHVYSDCWVDDARLVVLNAMQAAEKGAIIQPRTKLTKAQRKGDLWEARLTDTTTGEEKTVVARCLVNAAGPWVQDVLDHALGISGDGGIQLIKGSHIVVPKIHDGNHAYILQNEDRRVIFVIPYEGDFSLIGTTDIPVEDGPAKPSVDDEEVTYLCESVNAYFDKTISPDDVVWTYSGIRPLYDDNQKNPSRVTREYVLDLNAQNGEAPLLSVFGGKITTYRRLAEQVMEKLAPYFPGMGKPWTEALPLPGGGIPEGDFETFVSTVYNKYPMLEGEFLRRMGRRHGAMIFTVLGNATTPEDLGEDFGGGLCQREVDYLIANEWAQTTDDVLWRRTKCGLHMSENDRQKVDEYVMEKSIKQKPKKHDCT, from the coding sequence ATGATATCGAATCCCCAACCCTTTGATCTCCTTGTTATCGGTGGCGGCATTAATGGTGCTGGCATCGCCTGCGACGCGGCCGGAAGAGGCCTGTCAGTCTGTTTGTGCGAACAAAATGATCTGGCCAGCGCGACATCTTCTGCCAGTAGCAAATTGATCCATGGCGGGCTGCGTTATTTGGAACACTATGAGTTTCGATTGGTTCGCGAAGCCTTGGGCGAACGCGAAGTTATGCTGTCGAAAGCCCCCCATATCATCAAGCCCATGCGTTTTGTACTACCCCATCACAATCAGGTCAGGCCTGCCTGGTTAGTGCGTTTGGGACTCTTCCTGTACGATCATCTGGCGGCCCACCCCCGGCTTCCAAATTGCAGCAGCATTGATCTTTCCCACAATCCCGCTGGTGCCCCATTACGTGACAACATTCGCAAGGGCCATGTTTATTCAGATTGCTGGGTTGACGATGCCCGTCTGGTCGTTCTCAACGCCATGCAGGCTGCTGAAAAAGGCGCCATCATCCAGCCCCGGACAAAACTGACAAAGGCCCAACGCAAAGGGGACCTGTGGGAAGCCCGACTTACCGATACGACAACCGGAGAGGAAAAGACAGTCGTGGCACGTTGTCTGGTCAATGCTGCCGGCCCTTGGGTTCAGGATGTCCTTGATCACGCTCTGGGAATATCAGGCGATGGCGGTATCCAACTCATTAAGGGAAGTCACATCGTCGTCCCCAAGATTCACGACGGAAACCATGCCTATATTCTTCAGAATGAGGACCGCAGGGTCATTTTCGTCATTCCCTATGAAGGCGATTTCTCGCTCATTGGCACGACGGATATCCCTGTTGAAGACGGTCCGGCCAAGCCGAGCGTGGACGACGAGGAAGTCACCTACTTATGCGAAAGCGTCAACGCCTACTTTGACAAAACGATTTCTCCCGACGACGTGGTGTGGACCTATTCCGGCATACGCCCGCTTTACGACGACAATCAGAAAAATCCCTCCAGGGTGACGCGTGAATACGTCCTTGATTTAAATGCCCAAAATGGAGAAGCACCGTTGTTGTCCGTCTTCGGGGGGAAAATCACTACGTACCGCCGCTTGGCCGAACAGGTAATGGAAAAACTGGCCCCATATTTTCCCGGGATGGGAAAGCCCTGGACGGAAGCTTTGCCCCTCCCGGGGGGTGGTATCCCCGAAGGTGATTTTGAGACTTTCGTGTCGACTGTTTACAATAAATATCCCATGCTTGAGGGCGAATTTCTGCGCCGAATGGGGCGTCGTCATGGCGCAATGATTTTCACGGTTCTTGGCAACGCCACGACTCCCGAAGACCTTGGTGAAGACTTTGGTGGTGGATTATGTCAACGAGAGGTAGATTATCTGATCGCCAATGAATGGGCGCAAACGACGGATGACGTATTGTGGCGTCGAACAAAATGCGGCCTGCACATGAGTGAAAATGATCGTCAGAAGGTTGACGAATACGTGATGGAAAAATCGATAAAACAGAAACCAAAAAAACATGACTGCACC